AAAATTTCAAAAGGTTTATTTTTAAATATGGATTTTAAAAATAGCTTAGAATTTGAAAGAAGGTATATTCTTTTAAGCTTACAGCGGGGAAAAATATTTAAGTGGGTAATTTTTATCATGAGTTTTTATAACTTTTATCTTGACTTTTCTTTATATAAAGATAATAGTGTTGATGTAATTTACCGTCAAAATCTTATGAATATCCATATTATAATCTTAATATTATCACTTGTTTATATTGTGATTTACAGATTACTTGAGAATTCAGAGCAATACAGGTTTTCTTATGTCGCCAAGGGTATAATGCTTTCTGATATATTTTTGACAATTTTTATAGCGGCTATTCTATCCTTAAATAGTCAAAGGTTTACTGGAAACATTGATGCTTATATTTTGGCAATTCTTACAGTAGCATTGGTCGTTCCGATATATCCTAAATTGGTATTGGGGATATATTGTTTAAATCATATTTTTTTTCTAATAGGTCTTTCATATTTTTGTAAAAATAATACTGCCGTTATTAGGCAATCTAATTCTACTTCTACAGTATTTATTGCTCTTGTTTTATTCCTGATAATATATAGATATAACGTTAAAAACTTTTTGAATGAGGAAATTCTCAAAGAGGATAAATTAACTTTTACAAAATTATTTGAGATAAACCCCTTTCCTTTATTGATATCCAGATTCGAGGATGGCAAAATACAGTATACAAATCAGAAGGCAATGCTATTTTATGATATTCGGAAAGAACACTTTGATACTATTAACCATAAGTATTTATATAAAAATATTTCTGATTTAAAAAAAGTTTACGAAATGTTAGAGATAAACGGAAAAGTTAATAATTATATAGTAGAACAAAAAACCTTATCGGGCCAGATTAAATGTACTATAGTTAATTATGAACTGATCGATTATTTTGGAGAGAAGTCTATTTTAAGCGGCGTTGCAGATATAACTGAAATAAAAAGGATGGAGAATGAATTGGCAATACATGCATCTACAGATAGTTTAACCGGTGTTTTAAACAGAAGAGCCGGAATGGATATAATGAAGAGGAAATTT
The sequence above is a segment of the Oxobacter pfennigii genome. Coding sequences within it:
- a CDS encoding sensor domain-containing diguanylate cyclase, with product MIKAYLQFVDKISKGLFLNMDFKNSLEFERRYILLSLQRGKIFKWVIFIMSFYNFYLDFSLYKDNSVDVIYRQNLMNIHIIILILSLVYIVIYRLLENSEQYRFSYVAKGIMLSDIFLTIFIAAILSLNSQRFTGNIDAYILAILTVALVVPIYPKLVLGIYCLNHIFFLIGLSYFCKNNTAVIRQSNSTSTVFIALVLFLIIYRYNVKNFLNEEILKEDKLTFTKLFEINPFPLLISRFEDGKIQYTNQKAMLFYDIRKEHFDTINHKYLYKNISDLKKVYEMLEINGKVNNYIVEQKTLSGQIKCTIVNYELIDYFGEKSILSGVADITEIKRMENELAIHASTDSLTGVLNRRAGMDIMKRKFETARNEKKEFSLCFFDIDNLKMVNDKFGHLEGDSLINDVCRVIREEITPDDTIFRYGGDEFMILFDNKHENEINNTCRRIEERFKTLNKNSHKPYSINASIGMFSHKPEMNLTLEQIIEIVDKDMYNNKLKRK